One genomic region from Spirosoma sp. KCTC 42546 encodes:
- a CDS encoding shikimate kinase, with protein sequence MKNIFLIGMPSSGKSTLGKRIADVLHYRFIDTDKIIVREEGRSIPEIFAESGEEYFREVERRVLRNLKPGANMVVSTGGGMPCYHNNMEYIKATGVSVFLDVPVDVLARRIQAHAHEDRPLNNANDPELLTVLQKRYELRLPIYSQANIIISGETTEDELLRRLGKWL encoded by the coding sequence ATGAAAAATATTTTCCTTATCGGTATGCCATCGTCAGGCAAGAGTACGCTTGGTAAACGTATCGCTGATGTCTTGCATTACCGGTTTATCGATACCGATAAGATCATTGTTCGGGAAGAAGGACGCTCCATTCCCGAGATTTTTGCCGAATCAGGCGAGGAATATTTTCGGGAGGTCGAACGGCGGGTTCTTCGGAATCTCAAACCGGGCGCGAATATGGTGGTGTCGACGGGGGGCGGCATGCCTTGCTATCATAATAATATGGAGTACATCAAGGCAACAGGCGTGTCTGTATTTTTAGATGTGCCTGTAGATGTGCTGGCCAGGCGGATACAGGCGCATGCTCATGAGGATCGCCCGCTGAATAATGCAAACGATCCCGAACTGCTCACCGTATTGCAAAAACGGTATGAACTCCGATTGCCTATTTACTCACAGGCTAATATCATTATTTCGGGAGAGACAACTGAGGATGAGTTGCTGCGGAGATTAGGAAAATGGCTATGA
- a CDS encoding BT_3928 family protein, which yields MNPTTSQPKVKTGTPPMLIAARIARILVGIVFIFSGLIKLNDPVGTQIKFEEYFEVFAQDVPFLHDFFMALVPFTLIMSVLFCAAEVILGVALLASYKPKVTVWLLFFLITFFTFLTFYSAYFDRVTDCGCFGDAIKLKPWTSFLKDVVLTVLILFIIGHRNRLRSRNTGWLVGITVALTLALGVYAVQFLPPIDMLPYAVGKSIPAGMKPSEPLRYKYVMEKDGKTTEFETYPTDQSYKFKEMVLVNQSAKPKITDYRIWNDEGDFTQQTFEGNKLFIIVKNTKDIDAGSLPAIRALVEGLKGSNVSSYILTSTSDDEIKAFRKEFQLETVPYYKADATVLKTIMRSNPGTWLMSNGVVRGKWHYNSTPDAGEVQGLVK from the coding sequence ATGAACCCAACTACATCGCAACCTAAAGTTAAAACCGGCACGCCACCCATGCTGATTGCCGCTCGGATTGCCCGCATTCTTGTCGGTATTGTTTTTATATTCTCAGGTCTTATTAAACTCAACGATCCGGTTGGGACCCAGATTAAGTTTGAGGAGTACTTTGAAGTCTTTGCGCAGGATGTGCCGTTTCTTCATGATTTCTTCATGGCGCTAGTCCCATTTACACTGATTATGTCTGTGCTTTTCTGCGCAGCAGAAGTGATTCTTGGTGTGGCTTTACTCGCTTCGTACAAACCTAAAGTGACAGTCTGGCTCCTGTTTTTCCTGATCACTTTCTTTACGTTCTTAACCTTTTATTCGGCTTATTTCGACCGGGTAACCGACTGCGGTTGTTTTGGGGATGCTATTAAGCTCAAGCCCTGGACATCGTTCCTGAAGGATGTTGTGCTGACCGTACTGATCCTGTTTATTATAGGCCACCGCAACCGCCTTCGGTCCCGCAACACTGGGTGGCTGGTGGGCATTACGGTTGCTCTGACGCTTGCACTTGGTGTGTACGCCGTTCAGTTTCTACCGCCAATCGATATGCTGCCCTACGCAGTTGGGAAAAGTATTCCTGCTGGGATGAAACCTTCGGAGCCGCTTCGCTACAAGTACGTGATGGAGAAAGATGGAAAAACAACGGAGTTTGAAACCTATCCGACCGATCAGAGCTATAAGTTTAAAGAAATGGTATTGGTGAATCAGAGTGCCAAGCCCAAAATTACGGATTACCGGATCTGGAACGACGAGGGAGATTTCACTCAGCAAACGTTTGAAGGAAATAAGCTCTTTATCATTGTTAAGAATACGAAAGATATTGATGCCGGAAGCCTGCCTGCTATACGAGCTTTGGTTGAAGGGTTAAAAGGAAGCAATGTGTCTTCCTATATACTTACTTCAACTAGTGATGATGAAATCAAGGCGTTCCGGAAGGAGTTTCAATTAGAAACTGTGCCCTATTACAAAGCGGATGCTACGGTTCTGAAAACCATCATGCGATCAAACCCAGGTACCTGGCTGATGAGTAACGGCGTGGTGCGTGGTAAATGGCATTACAATTCAACTCCGGATGCGGGTGAAGTTCAGGGTTTAGTGAAGTAA
- a CDS encoding DUF1599 domain-containing protein, which yields MSTTESEYRQVIQRCKDLFLKKNKDYGTAWRILRLPSITDQIFIKAQRIRTLQETGVSRVGEGIEPEFVGIINYCVMALIQMQLVQDKRTDIPTDELEHLYDGQIGQVIELLFAKNHDYGEAWRDMRVSSMTDIILMKLLRTKQIEDNQGNTLVSEGVEANYMDMINYAVFCLIKLTN from the coding sequence ATGTCCACTACAGAATCCGAATATCGGCAGGTTATCCAACGCTGCAAAGACCTCTTCCTGAAAAAGAATAAAGACTATGGTACCGCCTGGCGTATTTTACGGCTTCCCAGCATCACCGATCAGATTTTTATAAAGGCTCAGCGCATCCGCACCTTGCAGGAAACGGGCGTGAGCCGCGTAGGCGAGGGCATTGAGCCTGAGTTTGTGGGTATCATTAATTACTGCGTTATGGCCCTGATTCAGATGCAGTTAGTGCAGGACAAACGGACCGATATTCCAACCGATGAACTCGAACATCTCTATGATGGCCAAATTGGCCAGGTTATTGAGTTGTTATTTGCTAAAAACCATGATTACGGTGAAGCCTGGCGCGATATGCGCGTTAGCTCAATGACCGATATTATTTTAATGAAGCTGCTGCGTACAAAGCAAATTGAGGATAATCAGGGCAACACGCTCGTATCTGAGGGTGTTGAAGCTAATTATATGGATATGATTAACTACGCCGTTTTTTGCTTAATAAAACTGACTAATTAA
- the folP gene encoding dihydropteroate synthase, translating into MPKVTKKSLNCRGRLVDLTEPVVMGILNATPDSFFAGSRVSLGKSATEQTVELAGQMLADGATFLDIGGYSTRPGAAAVSTAEEVERVLPVIEAILANFPSALISIDTFRASVARKAISAGAVLINDVSGGTLDTDMFRTAADLSQSMSVPYILMHMRGTPQTMQSLATYQNLVPEVVDELAQRLAELRTLGAKDIILDPGFGFAKTISQNFELLNKLDAFQLFNEPLLVGFSRKTTIWKTLAISADQALNGTTVLNTVALLKGALILRVHDVREAVEAIKLTQQLKKK; encoded by the coding sequence ATGCCGAAAGTTACGAAAAAAAGCCTAAACTGCCGGGGACGGCTGGTCGATTTGACTGAACCCGTGGTGATGGGGATTCTAAATGCCACCCCCGATTCATTCTTTGCGGGCAGTCGCGTCAGCCTCGGTAAATCAGCTACGGAACAGACTGTTGAGCTTGCCGGCCAAATGCTAGCTGACGGTGCCACATTCCTGGATATTGGCGGTTATTCGACCCGCCCCGGCGCAGCAGCCGTTAGTACAGCCGAAGAAGTTGAGCGTGTACTGCCTGTTATAGAAGCGATTCTGGCAAACTTCCCCAGTGCACTGATTTCAATTGATACCTTCCGGGCTTCGGTAGCCCGGAAGGCCATTTCAGCCGGAGCGGTACTCATTAACGACGTGTCGGGGGGAACCCTCGATACCGATATGTTCAGGACGGCTGCCGACTTGAGTCAATCCATGTCGGTTCCGTATATATTGATGCATATGCGAGGTACTCCGCAAACTATGCAGTCATTGGCAACCTATCAGAATCTTGTTCCTGAAGTCGTGGACGAATTGGCACAACGTCTGGCTGAATTACGAACATTGGGGGCTAAAGATATCATTCTCGACCCTGGGTTTGGGTTCGCAAAGACAATTTCGCAAAATTTTGAACTACTAAACAAACTGGACGCTTTTCAGCTATTCAACGAGCCCTTACTGGTCGGTTTTTCCAGAAAGACAACGATCTGGAAAACACTGGCTATCAGCGCCGATCAAGCCCTGAATGGCACTACCGTCTTAAACACAGTAGCCCTCCTAAAAGGGGCATTGATTCTACGTGTTCATGATGTCCGTGAAGCGGTCGAAGCCATAAAGCTCACCCAACAATTAAAAAAAAAATAG
- the gltB gene encoding glutamate synthase large subunit yields MSDQVDQLAGLYRPEFEHDNCGIGFVAHIKGRKSHQIVSDALQMLRRMEHRGAVGSEPNSGDGAGLLIQIPHEFFVDETRKLGVHLPPALEYGVGMVYFPKDVWLREECRAVLNRKMKRLGLELLCYRVVPVNNSDLGNGSRSAEPQMEQVFIKRPADVTNAEDFERKLYILRNYSTRIINETIAGVDHFYFSSLSCRTITYKGQLTTLQLEPYFPDLQNEEVVSALGVVHSRFSTNTFPSWKLAQPFRYIAHNGEINTVKGNVNWMKAAEGLLESAKFTKDEMDMLLPICDPKQSDSANLDNAIELLVMSGRSLPHVMMMLVPEAWDGNDHMDPVRKAFYEYHAALIEPWDGPASISFTDGRIVGATLDRNGLRPSRFWVTSDDVVIMASEVGVLDIDPAIVVSKGRLQPGKMFLVDMEQGRIVSDEEIKAEICTRKPYSKWLADNKIKIQDLEAPIRSYNPYDPAKLLRMQQAFGFTSEDLRMILAPMVETGKEALGSMGIDIPLAILSEQSQHLSHYFKQLFAQVTNPPIDSIRERSIMSLISFVGATYNLLSESPEHCRQVELDQPVLTTKEFDKLRFIDKPNFQAKTINCLFTADGQGRSLERALDRICRYAEDAIQDGYSILVLSDRAIDSSHAPIPSLLSTAAIHHYLIRQGLRGKVGIVVEAGDVWETHHVATLIGYGASGVNPYMAFETIANMKEKGLLAVDYDLDKLFKNYVKAVNGELLKIFSKMGISTLQSYQGAMIFECLGLNQDVVSRYFTGTVSRIGGMGLDEIANEILVRHCVSFPDMPVSVPRLEVGGIYQWKQRGEKHIFNPDTIHLLQQSTKKNDYSIFKKYSKLIDDQTQKAITLRGLLKFKKGASVPIDEVEPIESIFKRFATGAMSFGSISWEAHTTLAIAMNRIGGKSNSGEGGEDELRYTPLENGDSMNSAIKQVASGRFGVTSYYLTNAQELQIKMAQGAKPGEGGQLPGFKVDDWIGRTRHSTPGVGLISPPPHHDIYSIEDLAQLISDLKNANRAARISVKLVSEAGVGTIAAGVAKAHADHILISGHDGGTGASPLSSIRHAGLPWELGLAEAHQTLVKNKLRGRVTVQADGQMRTGRDLAIAALLGAEEFGVATAALVATGCIMMRKCHLNTCPVGVATQNKELRALFTGKPEHVVNMFTFLAMELREIMAELGFRTINEMVGQSQMLELRENLAHWKYKKVNLDALIYKEPTNLDVALYKQEEQNHYLDDVLDRKLIELAKPALASAESVYGEFTVQNIDRSIGTMLSNEISKVYGGPGLPDSTIHVKLRGTAGQSFGAFSTSGIKLELEGDANDYFGKGLCGAQLIVYPDRTAQFQPEENSIVGNVSFYGATSGEAFIRGMAGERFCVRNSGAKVVVEGVGDHGLEYMTGGLAIILGQTGRNFAAGMSGGVAYVYDQDGSFASKVNGEMVSLESLTDEDQGIIREYVDKHFQYTTSNVALALIQDWDNQIGRFVKVMPGDFRQALAGRGISLADQIRDKSIVYQDITVDVTQG; encoded by the coding sequence ATGTCTGATCAGGTTGACCAATTGGCGGGCCTCTACCGCCCCGAGTTTGAACACGACAATTGCGGTATCGGCTTTGTAGCCCATATTAAAGGTCGAAAGTCTCACCAGATTGTATCGGATGCGCTCCAGATGCTTCGGCGTATGGAACACCGGGGCGCCGTTGGGTCTGAACCCAATTCCGGCGATGGCGCGGGACTACTCATCCAGATTCCGCACGAGTTTTTTGTTGATGAAACTCGCAAGCTAGGTGTTCACCTTCCTCCTGCGCTCGAATATGGCGTTGGAATGGTTTATTTTCCGAAAGATGTATGGCTTCGGGAAGAATGCCGGGCGGTATTGAATCGGAAGATGAAACGGCTGGGACTTGAACTCCTCTGTTATCGGGTTGTACCAGTCAATAACAGCGATCTGGGGAATGGCTCACGTTCAGCAGAACCTCAAATGGAGCAGGTGTTTATTAAACGCCCTGCCGACGTTACCAATGCGGAAGATTTTGAGCGGAAACTATACATTCTTCGTAACTATAGTACGCGCATCATTAATGAAACCATTGCGGGTGTCGACCATTTTTATTTTTCGTCGCTCTCTTGCCGTACAATTACCTATAAAGGGCAACTGACAACGCTTCAGTTGGAGCCGTATTTCCCGGACCTTCAGAATGAAGAGGTTGTTTCGGCACTTGGGGTTGTGCATTCGCGCTTTTCAACGAATACCTTCCCGTCCTGGAAGCTAGCTCAACCCTTCCGGTATATTGCCCACAATGGTGAGATCAACACAGTTAAGGGGAATGTGAACTGGATGAAAGCAGCCGAAGGGCTTCTTGAATCGGCTAAGTTTACAAAGGACGAGATGGACATGTTATTGCCCATCTGCGATCCGAAACAGTCTGACTCGGCTAACCTCGATAATGCTATTGAATTGTTGGTCATGAGCGGTCGCTCGTTGCCGCATGTGATGATGATGCTGGTTCCCGAAGCCTGGGACGGCAACGACCACATGGACCCCGTTCGGAAAGCATTTTACGAATACCACGCAGCCCTGATTGAGCCCTGGGACGGCCCAGCCTCGATATCCTTTACCGATGGCCGGATCGTTGGTGCTACCCTCGACCGGAACGGACTACGCCCATCCCGTTTCTGGGTCACCAGCGACGATGTTGTAATCATGGCCTCGGAAGTAGGTGTTCTTGATATTGATCCAGCAATTGTTGTGTCAAAAGGGCGCCTTCAGCCTGGCAAGATGTTCCTGGTCGACATGGAGCAGGGACGTATTGTATCGGACGAAGAGATCAAAGCGGAAATTTGTACCCGCAAGCCCTATAGCAAATGGCTGGCCGATAATAAAATAAAGATTCAGGATCTTGAAGCACCGATCCGGTCGTATAACCCGTATGATCCCGCCAAATTGCTACGCATGCAACAGGCGTTCGGCTTCACATCCGAAGATCTCCGGATGATTCTGGCCCCAATGGTGGAAACCGGTAAAGAGGCCCTCGGTTCGATGGGTATCGATATCCCGCTTGCCATACTGTCGGAGCAGAGTCAACACCTGAGCCATTATTTCAAGCAGTTGTTTGCGCAGGTAACCAACCCGCCAATTGACTCCATTCGGGAGCGATCGATCATGTCGCTGATATCATTTGTAGGGGCAACGTATAATCTACTCAGTGAATCGCCGGAACATTGCCGTCAGGTAGAATTAGATCAGCCTGTACTGACAACAAAGGAGTTTGATAAATTACGCTTTATTGACAAGCCCAATTTCCAGGCTAAAACGATCAACTGTTTGTTTACGGCCGATGGCCAGGGTCGCTCACTCGAACGGGCGCTCGATCGAATCTGTCGGTATGCGGAAGATGCCATTCAGGATGGATACTCGATTCTGGTTCTTTCCGACCGTGCTATCGACTCCAGCCATGCACCTATTCCATCCCTGCTGTCTACAGCGGCCATTCACCACTACCTGATTCGTCAGGGTTTGCGAGGCAAAGTTGGGATTGTAGTAGAAGCCGGGGATGTGTGGGAAACGCACCACGTTGCCACATTGATTGGGTACGGTGCATCGGGCGTCAACCCGTATATGGCGTTCGAGACGATTGCCAATATGAAAGAAAAGGGTTTGCTGGCGGTTGATTACGACCTCGACAAACTCTTCAAAAACTACGTTAAGGCTGTCAATGGCGAGTTGCTCAAAATCTTCTCGAAGATGGGGATCTCTACCCTGCAATCGTATCAGGGTGCCATGATTTTCGAATGCCTGGGCTTGAATCAGGACGTCGTGAGTCGGTATTTCACCGGTACGGTATCCCGCATTGGCGGTATGGGTCTGGACGAGATTGCCAACGAAATTCTGGTTCGCCATTGCGTTTCTTTCCCCGATATGCCCGTATCGGTCCCTCGTCTGGAAGTGGGAGGTATTTACCAGTGGAAGCAACGGGGAGAAAAGCACATTTTCAATCCCGACACGATTCACTTATTACAGCAGTCTACGAAGAAGAACGATTATTCGATCTTCAAGAAATATTCGAAACTTATTGACGATCAGACGCAGAAAGCCATCACCCTGCGCGGTCTGTTAAAGTTCAAGAAAGGAGCATCTGTGCCTATCGACGAAGTTGAACCCATTGAAAGTATCTTCAAGCGGTTCGCAACGGGGGCTATGTCGTTTGGGTCGATTTCCTGGGAAGCGCATACCACGCTGGCCATTGCCATGAACCGTATCGGCGGCAAGAGCAATTCCGGTGAAGGTGGGGAAGATGAACTCCGCTATACTCCGCTCGAAAACGGCGACAGTATGAACTCGGCCATCAAGCAGGTTGCGTCGGGCCGGTTTGGGGTAACGAGCTACTACCTGACCAATGCGCAGGAGCTACAGATCAAGATGGCGCAGGGTGCCAAGCCTGGCGAAGGTGGTCAGTTACCTGGCTTTAAGGTAGATGACTGGATTGGTCGGACACGCCACTCAACACCGGGTGTTGGCCTGATTTCGCCCCCTCCTCACCACGATATTTATTCGATCGAGGATTTGGCTCAGCTCATCTCCGACCTTAAAAACGCCAACCGGGCCGCCCGGATCAGCGTTAAATTAGTATCGGAAGCCGGGGTCGGTACCATTGCTGCCGGGGTTGCCAAAGCCCATGCCGATCACATCCTGATTTCGGGACACGATGGCGGAACGGGAGCCTCTCCCCTGTCGTCGATTCGTCACGCAGGTCTGCCCTGGGAATTAGGTTTGGCTGAAGCGCATCAAACACTGGTTAAAAACAAATTACGCGGCCGGGTAACGGTTCAGGCCGATGGCCAGATGCGTACCGGTCGTGACCTGGCTATTGCCGCGTTACTGGGTGCCGAAGAATTTGGCGTAGCCACGGCCGCACTGGTTGCCACGGGCTGTATCATGATGCGCAAATGCCATCTGAATACCTGCCCAGTGGGTGTAGCAACGCAGAATAAAGAACTTCGTGCGCTATTTACAGGCAAGCCTGAGCACGTGGTGAATATGTTCACCTTCCTGGCCATGGAACTGCGTGAGATCATGGCGGAGTTAGGCTTCCGCACCATTAACGAAATGGTTGGTCAGTCCCAAATGCTCGAATTGCGTGAGAATCTGGCACACTGGAAATACAAAAAGGTGAACCTCGATGCCCTGATTTACAAAGAGCCAACCAATCTGGATGTGGCACTGTACAAACAGGAAGAACAGAATCACTATTTAGATGACGTACTCGACCGGAAACTGATTGAACTGGCAAAGCCTGCGCTGGCATCTGCCGAGTCGGTTTATGGCGAATTCACGGTGCAGAACATTGACCGGAGCATCGGCACGATGTTGTCCAACGAAATCTCGAAGGTATACGGTGGCCCCGGACTGCCCGATAGTACGATCCACGTTAAACTTCGGGGTACGGCTGGGCAGAGCTTCGGCGCATTCAGCACAAGCGGTATCAAACTCGAACTTGAAGGCGATGCCAATGATTACTTCGGCAAAGGTCTCTGTGGAGCGCAACTGATTGTGTATCCTGACCGGACAGCGCAGTTTCAACCAGAGGAAAACAGCATTGTTGGTAACGTATCGTTTTATGGAGCCACCTCGGGCGAAGCATTTATTCGGGGGATGGCGGGCGAGCGATTCTGCGTTCGTAACTCCGGGGCTAAAGTCGTCGTTGAAGGCGTGGGCGACCACGGACTTGAATACATGACGGGTGGCCTTGCCATCATTCTGGGGCAAACGGGCCGCAACTTCGCAGCGGGTATGTCGGGAGGTGTGGCGTATGTGTACGATCAGGACGGATCATTTGCCTCGAAAGTAAATGGTGAAATGGTGAGCCTGGAAAGCCTGACAGACGAAGATCAGGGCATCATCCGTGAATACGTTGATAAGCATTTTCAATACACCACCAGCAACGTAGCACTGGCCCTGATTCAGGACTGGGACAATCAAATTGGTCGTTTCGTGAAAGTAATGCCCGGTGATTTCCGGCAGGCACTTGCTGGTCGGGGCATTTCGCTGGCGGATCAGATTCGCGACAAGAGCATTGTTTATCAGGACATAACCGTAGATGTGACGCAGGGGTAA
- a CDS encoding glutamate synthase subunit beta — MGKPTGFLEFTRELPKKRDPQQRIHDYKEIEMPHSEKDSQRQAARCMDCGTPFCHSGCPLGNIIPEFNDAVYEQNWAYAYEILSSTNNFPEFTGRICPAPCEASCVLGINKPPVAIEFIEKSIAEAAFEHGYITPKPPKERTGKQVAVVGSGPAGLAAAAQLNKAGHTVTLFERADQIGGLLRYGIPDFKLEKWTIDRRLAVMEAEGITFKTGVNVGVDVKANDLLNDFDLVMLTGGSTVPRDLPIPGRNLKGIYPAMEFLSQQNKRNAKLPVVVDHQGEKYSDGELLATGKNVVVIGGGDTGSDCVGTSNRHGATSITQIELMPMPPKDRAENTPWPNWPMMLRTSSSHEEGCDRHWSINTKEFIGDENGSLKALRIVDLTWKHENGRMQMVELPGSERDIPCELALLAAGFLHPQHNGLLDDLGLEYDERGNVKATNYQTTTNPKVFAAGDMRRGQSLVVWAISEGREAARAADLYLMGETMLEAKAVSMIAVD; from the coding sequence ATGGGAAAACCTACCGGATTTTTAGAATTTACGCGCGAGCTACCCAAAAAGCGCGACCCGCAGCAGCGGATTCACGATTACAAGGAAATTGAGATGCCGCACTCGGAGAAAGACTCCCAGCGGCAGGCTGCCCGGTGTATGGACTGCGGCACACCGTTCTGCCACAGCGGCTGTCCACTGGGAAACATCATTCCTGAGTTCAACGACGCGGTTTACGAACAGAACTGGGCCTATGCCTACGAGATTCTGAGCTCGACGAATAACTTCCCGGAATTTACGGGTCGTATTTGCCCGGCTCCCTGCGAAGCCTCGTGTGTATTGGGCATCAATAAACCGCCCGTCGCTATTGAGTTCATAGAAAAGTCGATTGCCGAAGCCGCTTTTGAGCATGGCTACATAACCCCAAAGCCGCCTAAAGAACGGACGGGTAAGCAGGTAGCTGTGGTAGGGTCTGGCCCGGCGGGTCTGGCCGCTGCGGCTCAGCTTAACAAAGCAGGCCACACCGTTACGCTATTTGAGCGGGCCGATCAGATTGGGGGTTTGTTACGTTACGGCATCCCTGACTTCAAACTTGAGAAGTGGACCATCGACCGCCGGTTAGCGGTGATGGAAGCTGAAGGCATAACCTTCAAAACAGGTGTTAATGTTGGCGTAGATGTAAAGGCGAACGATTTACTGAATGACTTTGATTTAGTAATGCTGACCGGTGGTTCCACCGTGCCGCGCGATCTGCCAATTCCGGGTCGTAACCTCAAGGGAATTTATCCAGCAATGGAATTCCTGAGCCAACAGAACAAGCGTAATGCTAAGCTTCCGGTTGTCGTTGATCATCAGGGTGAGAAGTACAGCGATGGCGAATTACTGGCAACGGGTAAAAACGTAGTTGTTATTGGTGGTGGCGATACAGGTTCCGACTGTGTCGGAACGTCAAACCGACATGGTGCTACCAGTATAACCCAAATTGAGTTAATGCCAATGCCACCGAAAGACCGGGCCGAGAATACGCCCTGGCCTAATTGGCCCATGATGCTTCGCACCAGTTCCTCGCATGAGGAAGGTTGTGACCGGCACTGGTCTATCAACACCAAGGAATTCATTGGCGACGAAAACGGCAGTCTGAAAGCACTCCGTATTGTTGACCTGACCTGGAAACACGAGAACGGCCGCATGCAAATGGTGGAGCTACCCGGTTCGGAACGCGACATCCCCTGCGAACTGGCCCTACTGGCCGCTGGCTTCCTGCATCCGCAGCACAACGGCCTGCTAGACGACCTCGGTCTTGAGTACGACGAGCGCGGCAACGTAAAAGCGACGAACTACCAGACAACGACCAATCCGAAAGTATTTGCCGCTGGCGATATGCGTCGGGGTCAATCGCTGGTTGTCTGGGCTATCTCAGAAGGTCGTGAAGCTGCCCGCGCTGCTGACCTGTACCTGATGGGTGAGACCATGCTCGAAGCGAAAGCGGTTTCGATGATAGCGGTGGACTAA
- a CDS encoding tyrosine-type recombinase/integrase yields MTNSNLPGTEHLPTAIRYELSMHAGQHVIFIYFEFNNELNKQVRQLSGARWSRSHKAWYVTDIPHYRRLFGLAPQLAGKEVIIQIDPVNQPAFKALIETLQLKAYSESTIRTYRNEFAQLLYLLKSISVDSLEPDRLRSYFLYCINTFKLSENTLHSRINAIKFYYEQVAGRAKMFIEIPRPKKRISLPNVLAISQVEKLFSNLANLKHKTMLFLAYSAGLRVSEVVNLKLKSIHSERMVINIKGAKGKKDRTVSLSPGILDLLRKYYSVYKPREWLFEGQYENSQYTTRSLQQVFHRAKNSAKIIQPVTFHSLRHSYATHLHERGPDIKLIQELLGHTDLKTTLRYTHVSNRTLENIISPFDQLNLK; encoded by the coding sequence ATGACTAACTCAAATTTACCTGGTACCGAGCATTTGCCAACCGCTATAAGGTATGAATTGAGTATGCACGCTGGCCAGCACGTAATCTTTATTTACTTCGAGTTTAACAATGAATTAAACAAACAGGTCCGTCAGCTATCGGGAGCCAGATGGAGTCGTTCACACAAAGCCTGGTACGTTACTGATATTCCTCATTATCGGCGGCTATTTGGGCTTGCGCCACAGTTGGCCGGCAAAGAGGTAATCATTCAAATTGATCCGGTAAATCAACCAGCCTTTAAAGCACTTATAGAAACACTCCAATTGAAAGCTTACAGCGAAAGTACCATTCGGACATACCGTAATGAGTTTGCTCAGTTGCTATACCTTCTCAAAAGCATATCCGTTGATTCGTTGGAGCCAGACCGACTAAGAAGCTATTTTTTATATTGCATAAATACGTTTAAACTCTCCGAAAACACACTTCATAGCCGTATCAATGCGATCAAGTTTTACTACGAACAGGTAGCAGGAAGGGCAAAAATGTTCATTGAAATTCCAAGGCCCAAGAAGCGGATTAGTTTACCTAATGTATTAGCGATTAGCCAGGTTGAAAAGTTATTCTCAAATCTGGCTAATCTTAAACATAAAACGATGCTTTTTCTGGCTTACTCAGCAGGTCTGCGTGTAAGCGAAGTAGTAAATCTAAAACTGAAGAGTATTCATTCTGAACGTATGGTTATTAACATCAAGGGGGCAAAAGGAAAAAAAGATAGAACAGTATCCCTGTCACCCGGCATATTAGATTTATTACGGAAATATTATAGTGTGTACAAGCCCAGGGAATGGCTTTTTGAAGGCCAATATGAAAATAGCCAATACACGACCCGAAGTTTACAGCAAGTATTTCACCGGGCCAAAAATAGTGCCAAAATCATACAGCCTGTCACGTTTCATAGTCTGCGTCATAGCTATGCCACCCATCTACACGAGCGTGGCCCAGACATTAAATTGATACAAGAATTGCTCGGCCATACTGATCTGAAAACAACGCTGAGATACACCCATGTCAGTAACCGCACTCTGGAAAATATCATAAGCCCATTTGACCAGTTAAACTTAAAATAA